In Nymphaea colorata isolate Beijing-Zhang1983 chromosome 5, ASM883128v2, whole genome shotgun sequence, one genomic interval encodes:
- the LOC116254180 gene encoding chaperone protein dnaJ 49-like: MDGNKDEALRCISIAKEALASGDESRALKFIRIARRLDGNLQVDDLLAACERMNRDSEVSKEEISQGKRDYESEGNSNRQEKKARAGSSNGRCDFTDEHAALVRQVTRSKDYYEILGLEKTCSVEEVKKAYRKLSLKVHPDKNKAPGADEAFKIVSKAFKCLSDGVSRRQYDQTGLVEDFQFNQQHHMRRRRRRARNDFFDEDFDPDEVFRSFFFGSQAEVFHNAHIYRARDRAREQRGSEVDNGFNFMMVLQMLPIFVILLFAFLPYSEPKYSLQKSHAYPVPKVTEKFGIEFFVKSPDFDQDLPPGSLSRANLEEQIVREYKNSLARYCHIELQRRHWRSNYPTPYCDKLQSFGEAR; this comes from the coding sequence ATGGATGGTAATAAGGATGAGGCATTGAGATGCATCAGTATCGCGAAAGAGGCACTCGCTTCTGGCGATGAATCCCGAGCGCTGAAGTTCATTCGAATTGCGCGGCGCCTTGATGGTAATTTGCAGGTTGATGATCTTCTGGCTGCTTGTGAGAGAATGAATCGTGATTCTGAAGTTTctaaggaagaaatatctcaggGGAAACGAGATTATGAATCAGAGGGGAATTCGAATCGGCAAGAAAAGAAGGCACGCGCGGGTTCTTCAAATGGTAGATGTGATTTCACTGACGAACATGCTGCATTGGTTCGGCAAGTCACGAGGAGCAAGGATTACTATGAAATTCTTGGCCTTGAGAAGACCTGCTCTGTGGAGGAAGTCAAGAAAGCGTACCGGAAATTGTCCCTGAAAGTTCATCCGGATAAGAATAAGGCCCCCGGTGCCGACGAGGCATTCAAGATAGTATCGAAAGCTTTCAAGTGCTTGAGTGACGGTGTATCGCGGAGGCAGTACGACCAAACAGGTCTGGTTGAAGATTTTCAGTTTAACCAGCAGCACCATatgaggaggagaagaagaagagccagGAACGACTTCTTTGATGAGGATTTCGACCCAGACGAGGTCTTCCGTTCGTTCTTTTTCGGTTCACAGGCAGAAGTCTTCCACAATGCGCACATCTACAGAGCCAGGGACAGGGCGAGGGAACAAAGAGGGAGTGAAGTCGACAATGGCTTCAATTTCATGATGGTTCTGCAAATGTTGCCTATATTTGTCATCCTTTTGTTTGCCTTTCTGCCATATTCGGAACCAAAGTATTCTCTGCAGAAGTCACACGCATATCCGGTCCCCAAAGTTACCGAGAAATTCGGGATCGAATTCTTTGTCAAGTCACCGGATTTTGATCAAGATTTGCCACCAGGAAGCCTGTCAAGAGCAAATTTAGAGGAACAGATAGTGAGGGAATATAAAAACAGTCTTGCACGTTACTGTCATATTGAATTGCAGAGGCGTCACTGGAGAAGTAACTATCCAACTCCCTATTGTGATAAGCTGCAAAGTTTTGGAGAAGCTCGGTGA